GAGAAATTGAAGGAGCTGACGCCGCTGCACCGCGTCGGCGATGTCGCGGACCTCGGGCGGCTGGCGTTGTACCTGTCCACCCGTGACTGCTACGCCACGAGTTCGACCTTCGTCGTCGACGGCGGCCTTCAAGGGCCCAATTCCTCGCTCCCCATACCCGACCTGTAACCCACCGAAGGAGCAAACGTCATGGCAGAAAAGGTCTTACGCGTCGCTGTGATATCGACCGGTGGTGTTGGCAGCATCGCAGTTCGCGCGATCCACCGCCGTGCGCACCTCGACCTTGTCGGCGTATGGGTGCACAGTCCGGAGAAGACGGGCCGCGATGCCGGCGAGGTCGTCGGTATCGGCAAGATCGGCGTTCAGACCACTGCCGACCTCGACGACATCATCAAGCTCAAACCCGACTGCGTGGTGTACACCGCCACCAGCGCGGAGATGGATGCGGCCGCGGTCCGGGACTACATCCGGTTACTCAGGGCCGGCCTCAACGTAGTAACTACCAACACGCCGGGAATGATGTTCCCCGACAGGTGGATTCCCGATCTTGCCGACCAGGTACGCGCCGCGGCGCTCGCGGGTGGTGTCACGATCTACACCTCGGGCATCGAACCGGGATTCGCCGGCGATCAATTCGCCGTTCTGTTGTCGACCCTCTCCAACACCATCCGGTCGGTCCGCGCGCAGGAGATTTTCGACTACTCCGCCTATCCCAACGAGTACTTGATGTTCGACGCGATGGGCTTCGGACGCCCACTCGATTTCACCCCGATGCTCGAACTGGAGGGCGCACAGCAGTTCGCCTGGGGACCACCGATCGGACTGGTG
This genomic stretch from Mycobacterium paraterrae harbors:
- a CDS encoding NAD(P)H-dependent amine dehydrogenase family protein; the protein is MAEKVLRVAVISTGGVGSIAVRAIHRRAHLDLVGVWVHSPEKTGRDAGEVVGIGKIGVQTTADLDDIIKLKPDCVVYTATSAEMDAAAVRDYIRLLRAGLNVVTTNTPGMMFPDRWIPDLADQVRAAALAGGVTIYTSGIEPGFAGDQFAVLLSTLSNTIRSVRAQEIFDYSAYPNEYLMFDAMGFGRPLDFTPMLELEGAQQFAWGPPIGLVARALGVELDEITERYERVITPRDLHVACGLIPAGTCGAVRAETTGVVDGHPVITIEHINRMAPDLAPDWASAPHGTYRIVIEGEPHIHCDLRFGTEPTAQSANDDAMEATAMRVVNAIPYVIDAAPGITTSLDLPITAPRNALEFG